In Musa acuminata AAA Group cultivar baxijiao chromosome BXJ2-10, Cavendish_Baxijiao_AAA, whole genome shotgun sequence, a genomic segment contains:
- the LOC103969161 gene encoding dihydrofolate reductase-like, translating into MGSLAEADEGINHPRRRPRFLCLHGFRTSGAIMRTQVVGKWPEEVTARLDLVFPDAPFPAEGKSDVEGIFSPPYYEWFQFDKDFMEYTNLDECFAYIEDLMIQHGPFDGLMGFSQGAILSAALVGLQSKGIALTRVPKVKYLIIIGGAKFQSQPVAERAYAAAIDCTSLHFLGDMDFLKKHGEVLLESFVKPYVIRHPRGHTVPRLDDKSLETMHDFLQKIENDLPSDETSNDKHDEVYMS; encoded by the exons ATGGGGAGCCTAGCGGAAGCGGACGAGGGCATCAACCATCCCCGGAGGCGACCGAGGTTCCTATGCCTCCACGGCTTCCGCACCAGCGGGGCGATCATGCGGACGCAGGTGGTGGGGAAGTGGCCGGAAGAGGTCACCGCTCGTTTGGACCTTGTCTTCCCAGACGCGCCCTTCCCCGCCGAGGGCAAGTCTGACGTCGAAGGCATCTTCTCTCCTCCCTACTACGAGTGGTTCCAGTTCGATAAG GATTTCATGGAGTACACGAACTTAGATGAATGCTTCGCGTACATCGAGGACCTCATGATCCAACACGGACCGTTCGATGGCCTGATGGGCTTCTCCCAA GGTGCGATTCTCTCGGCGGCACTTGTAGGTCTTCAATCTAAG GGTATCGCGTTGACGAGGGTGCCGAAGGTGAAGTATCTGATAATAATTGGAGGGGCGAAGTTCCAGTCACAGCCGGTGGCCGAGAGGGCTTACGCGGCTGCTATCGATTGCACATCGCTCCACTTCTTAG GTGACATGGACTTTTTGAAAAAGCATGGTGAAGTACTATTGGAGTCTTTTGTAAAGCCATATGTCATCCGGCATCCCAGGGGTCATACTGTCCCCAGGCTTG ATGATAAAAGTCTGGAGACAATGCATGATTTTCTTCAGAAGATTGAAAATGATTTGCCCTCTGATGAAACATCAAATGACAAACATGACGAAGTTTATATGAGTTAA
- the LOC135625948 gene encoding cyclin-D4-1-like encodes MAPNDDCASSTLLCVEDSSCILGFDNEDDADDQEEHDLNRFYVRKRCELYGDLRMGFPSQADECLVSLVRRETEHMPRDDYAERLRSGALDLSIRRDAIGWILKVHAHYKFGPLSAYLSVNYLDRFFSNYELPKGKAWMTQLLSVACLSLAAKMEETEVPLSMDLQERETRYDFEAKTIQRMELLVLSTLKWRMQTVTPFSYVEFFLHRFSGGNAPTKVEIFRSVELILSTITGTEFLAFRPSEIAAAITLKVLGETQDVGIDKAVSCCIQVAKEKVLRCYEVIKDMESMRDRPPRNARISLSSVPQSPIGVLDAACLSYKSDDFRHATCNHSSSASKRRKI; translated from the exons ATGGCTCCAAATGATGACTGCGCGTCCTCTACCCTCCTCTGCGTGGAGGACAGCAGTTGCATTCTTGGCTTTGATAATGAGGACGATGCTGATGATCAGGAAGAGCATGATCTCAATCGGTTTTATGTACGAAAAAGATGCGAACTTTATGGGGATCTCCGCATGGGTTTTCCGTCACAAGCGGATGAGTGCTTGGTCTCTTTGGTCAGGAGAGAGACCGAGCATATGCCGAGGGACGACTATGCCGAGAGGTTGCGGTCTGGAGCATTGGACTTGTCCATTAGGAGAGACGCCATTGGTTGGATTTTGAAG GTTCATGCCCACTATAAGTTTGGACCATTGAGTGCATATCTATCTGTAAATTACTTGGATCGATTCTTCTCCAACTATGAGCTTCCT AAAGGCAAGGCTTGGATGACACAACTACTATCTGTGGCCTGCTTATCATTGGCTGCTAAAATGGAGGAAACTGAAGTCCCTTTGTCAATGGATTTGCAG GAGAGGGAGACAAGGTATGACTTCGAGGCAAAGACTATCCAGAGAATGGAGCTTCTGGTTCTGAGCACCCTTAAATGGAGGATGCAAACTGTGACTCCTTTCTCTTACGTTGAGTTCTTCCTTCACAGATTCAGTGGTGGCAACGCGCCGACTAAAGTCGAGATCTTTCGATCAGTAGAACTCATTTTGAGCACAATTACAG GCACAGAGTTCTTAGCATTCAGACCATCCGAAATCGCTGCAGCCATTACACTGAAGGTTCTGGGAGAAACACAAGACGTGGGTATCGACAAAGCAGTTTCATGTTGTATCCAAGTAGCAAAG GAGAAGGTGTTGAGATGTTACGAGGTGATCAAGGACATGGAATCGATGAGAGATAGGCCACCCAGAAATGCTCGCATTTCACTTTCCTCGGTGCCACAAAGCCCAATTGGTGTGCTGGATGCTGCATGCTTGAGCTATAAGAGTGATGATTTTAGACATGCAACATGTAATCATAGTTCTTCTGCTAGTAAGAGGAGGAAAATATAA
- the LOC135626060 gene encoding uncharacterized protein LOC135626060 — protein sequence MWWEEEFRDVEAEEEEQRESPFDFEFLSLLSKPKDYYKTLEVDFDATEEVIRSNYIRLALKWHPDKKKEESATSRFQEINEAYKVLSDPVKRRQYNEKGVCVIQDYNAIEYLNRYKGLILTCNGLGIRYPIW from the exons ATGTGGTGGGAAGAAGAATTTCGAGATGTAGAAGCGGAGGAAGAGGAGCAGCGAGAATCCCCCTTCGATTTCGAGTTCTTGTCCCTGCTATCAAAGCCAAAG GATTACTACAAGACACTGGAAGTTGATTTTGATGCTACTGAAGAAGTAATCCGTTCCAACTACATCCGTCTGGCTTTG AAATGGCATCCTGATAAGAAAAAGGAGGAAAGTGCTACTTCAAGATTTCAAGAAATTAATGAGGCATACAAAG TTTTAAGTGATCCTGTCAAAAGGCGGCAATACAATGAGAAGGGAGTCTGTGTAATCCAAGACTACAATGCCATC GAATACCTGAACCGATACAAGGGCTTGATATTAACATGCAATGGACTaggtattagatatccaatatggTAA
- the LOC135625297 gene encoding glucose-6-phosphate isomerase 1, chloroplastic-like, translating to MASISGICYPSPALRLRLRRSLPILPPSCIRHLRPPRSIVGLPRSSSSAASSSAVPAEKIKNGAVEKDPIKLWHRYVDWLYQHKVLGLFLDVSRIGFTEEFFDQMEPKLQKAFLAMQDLEKGAIANPDEGRMVGHYWLRNPKLAPNSFLRLQIENTLDAICKFADDVISAKIKPPSSSAGRFTQVLSVGIGGSALGPQFVSEALAPDNPPLKIRFIDNTDPAGIDHQIAQLGPELASTLVIVISKSGGTPETRNGLLEIQKAFREAGLDFSKQGVAITQENSLLDNTARIEGWLARFPMFDWVGGRTSEMSAVGLLPAALQGIDIKEMLVGASLMDKANRTTVVKDNPAALLALCWSWASGGIGSKDMVVLPYKDSLLLFSRYLQQLVMESLGKEFDLDGNRVNQGLTVYGNKGSTDQHAYIQQLREGVHNFFVTFIEVLHDRPPGHDWELEPGVTCGDYLFGMLQGTRSALYANDRESITVTVQQVTPRSVGALIALYERAVGIYACLININAYHQPGVEAGKKAAGEVLALQKRILAVLNEASCKEPIEPLSLEEIAERCHVPEQIEMIYKIVAHLAANNRALIAEGSCGSPRSIKVFLGECNVDELYA from the exons ATGGCTTCCATTTCCGGCATCTGCTACCCCTCCCCcgccctccgcctccgcctccgccgatCCCTCCCCATCCTGCCCCCCAGCTGCATCCGCCACCTCCGCCCGCCACGATCCATCGTCGGCCTtccccgctcctcctcctccgcggcTTCCTCCTCCGCTGTACCGGCGGAGAAGATCAAGAACGGAGCCGTCGAGAAGGACCCGATCAAGCTATGGCACCGATATGTTGACTGGCTCTACCAGCACAAGGTGCTCGGTCTCTTCCTCGATGTCAGCCGGATCGGGTTCACCGAGGAGTTCTTCGACCAGATGGAACCCAAGCTGCAGAAGGCGTTCCTAGCGATGCAGGATCTCGAGAAGGGAGCCATCGCAAACCCCGACGAGGGCCGTATGGTGGGTCATTACTGGCTGAGGAACCCGAAGCTTGCGCCCAACTCGTTCTTGAGACTGCAGATCGAGAACACGCTCGATGCCATCTGCAAGTTTGCGGATGACGTTATCAGCGCTAAG ATTAAACCTCCATCATCTTCTGCTGGTCGCTTTACCCAAGTGCTCTCTGTTGGAATTGGAGGTTCAGCATTGGGACCTCAATTTGTTTCTGAGGCATTGGCTCCTGATAATCCTCCTTTAAAG ATAAGATTTATTGATAATACAGATCCAGCTGGAATTGATCATCAAATTGCACAGCTTGGTCCTGAGCTTGCATCAACACTCGTGATTGTAATATCAAAG AGTGGAGGTACCCCTGAAACACGAAATGGTCTATTGGAAATACAGAAAGCCTTTCGAGAAGCTGGGCTAGACTTCTCAAAACAG GGTGTTGCGATTACTCAGGAAAACTCCTTATTAGACAATACAGCTAGAATTGAAGGGTGGTTGGCAAGATTTCCTATGTTTGACTGGGTTGGTGGTAGAACATCAGAAATGTCTGCCGTTGGTTTGCTCCCTGCAGCACTTCAg GGAATTGACATTAAAGAAATGCTTGTTGGTGCATCATTGATGGACAAGGCTAATCGGACAACAGTG GTCAAGGATAATCCAGCAGCTTTGCTTGCTTTATGTTGGTCCTGGGCTTCTGGTGGAATTGGATCCAAG GATATGGTTGTACTTCCATACAAGGACAGCTTATTGCTATTTAGTAGATATTTGCAACAGTTGGTCATGGAGTCACTTGGAAAAGAATTCGACCTTGACGGAAATCGG GTTAATCAAGGACTTACTGTGTATGGAAACAAAGGCAGCACTGATCAACATGC CTACATACAACAGCTGAGAGAAGGGGTTCACAATTTCTTTGTCACTTTTATTGAGGTATTGCATGACAGGCCCCCAGGTCATGACTGGGAGCTCGAACCAGGAGTTACGTGTGGTGATTATTTGTTTGGAATGTTGCAG GGAACTCGTTCAGCCCTCTATGCAAACGATCGTGAATCAATTACAGTGACTGTACAACAAGTAACTCCTAGAAGTGTAGGAGCACTAATTGCACTCTATGAACGAGCTGTTGGTATTTATGCATGCCTGATCAATATCAATGCATATCATCAACCTG GTGTGGAAGCTGGGAAAAAAGCAGCAGGAGAAGTATTAGCACTCCAGAAGCGGATTTTGGCTGTTCTAAATGAGGCCAG CTGTAAAGAACCTATTGAGCCACTATCACTCGAGGAAATTGCAGAAAGATGTCATGTCCCAGAGCAG ATAGAAATGATATACAAGATCGTGGCGCATTTGGCTGCAAATAACAGAGCACTGATTGCCGAAGGCAGCTGTGGTTCACCTCGAAGCATCAAAGTTTTCCTTGGAGAATGTAACGTGGATGAGTTATATGCTTAA
- the LOC135585347 gene encoding mitochondrial uncoupling protein 5-like, translating to MGVKGFVEGGIASIVAGCSTHPLDLIKVRMQLQGEALSPAVSSLRPAVALQGASGLATIHHHQPSLPLPRRPGPIAVGAQILRAEGPAGLFSGVSATVLRQTLYSTTRMGLYDMLKKRWSASGDGASLPLHRKIAAGLIAGGIGAAVGNPADVAMVRMQADGRLPPAERRNYRSVLDAIGRMARQEGVGSLWRGSSLTVNRAMIVTASQLATYDQAKEAILRQRGAGADGLGTHVAASFAAGLVAAVASNPVDVVKTRVMNMKVEKGAAPPYAGALDCALKTVRAEGPMALYKGFVPTVSRQGPFTVVLFVTLEQVRKMLKDF from the coding sequence ATGGGCGTGAAAGGATTCGTGGAAGGAGGCATCGCCTCGATCGTGGCCGGCTGTTCCACCCACCCCCTCGACCTTATCAAGGTCCGCATGCAGCTCCAAGGCGAGGCCCTCAGCCCCGCAGTCTCCTCCCTCCGCCCAGCCGTCGCCCTCCAGGGTGCTTCTGGCTTGGCCACCATTCATCATCACCAGCCGTCCCTTCCCCTGCCGCGCCGCCCTGGACCGATTGCGGTGGGCGCGCAGATCCTCCGCGCGGAGGGCCCTGCTGGGCTATTCTCTGGGGTCTCGGCTACTGTTCTCCGCCAGACCCTCTACTCCACCACCCGCATGGGCCTTTACGACATGCTGAAGAAGCGCTGGTCCGCGTCCGGCGACGGTGCGTCCCTCCCGCTTCATCGCAAGATCGCCGCCGGTCTCATCGCCGGTGGGATCGGGGCGGCGGTCGGGAACCCCGCCGACGTGGCCATGGTCCGGATGCAAGCCGACGGGCGGCTTCCCCCCGCTGAGCGCCGGAACTACCGGAGCGTGCTCGACGCCATCGGGCGAATGGCCCGCCAGGAAGGGGTCGGGAGCCTGTGGCGTGGGTCGTCGCTGACGGTGAACCGGGCGATGATCGTCACGGCGTCGCAGCTGGCGACGTACGACCAGGCGAAGGAGGCGATCCTGCGGCAGCGCGGGGCGGGGGCAGACGGGCTGGGGACGCACGTGGCGGCGAGCTTCGCAGCGGGTCTCGTTGCGGCAGTGGCGTCGAACCCGGTGGACGTGGTGAAGACGCGTGTGATGAACATGAAGGTGGAGAAGGGGGCGGCGCCGCCGTACGCCGGGGCGCTGGACTGCGCTCTGAAGACGGTGAGGGCGGAGGGTCCTATGGCGCTGTACAAGGGCTTCGTGCCCACCGTGTCCCGCCAAGGCCCCTTCACCGTCGTCCTCTTCGTGACGCTCGAGCAGGTGCGCAAGATGCTCAAGGACTTCTAA